One Siniperca chuatsi isolate FFG_IHB_CAS linkage group LG8, ASM2008510v1, whole genome shotgun sequence DNA segment encodes these proteins:
- the tsc22d3 gene encoding TSC22 domain family protein 3 isoform X2: MGQSQTRPTGVAPVGAMPPSPRTVCALRLAEPPHRFCCHYQHFSYPERAMSYSPPYSPSLFKRPDRRASGASVVAIDNKIEQAMDLVKNHLMYAVREEVEILKEQIKELAEKNNQLERENYLLKNLASPEQLEKFQSCIPSDVLLPLDNQSAQVTPDQQQQQQQQQTCIHSTGSAV; encoded by the exons ATGGGACAGTCTCAGACGCGTCCCACTGGAGTTGCCCCTGTTGGGGCTATGCcaccctctcccaggacggtgTGCGCCCTCCGTCTGGCCGAACCGCCCCACAGATTCTGCTGTCATTACCAGCACTTCAGCTATCCTGAGAGAGCTATGAGCTACTCGCCCCCTTACTCACCGAGTCTGTTCAAGAGGCCGGATCGGCG TGCCTCTGGTGCTAGCGTTGTGGCCATCGACAACAAGATTGAACAGGCGATG GATCTTGTCAAGAACCACCTGATGTACGCGGTGCGTGAGGAGGTGGAGATCCTCAAAGAACAGATCAAAGAGCTGGCGGAGAAGAACAACCAGCTTGAGAGGGAGAACTACCTGCTGAAGAACCTGGCCAGTCCAGAGCAACTGGAGAAATTCCAATCATGCATCCCGTCAGACGTGCTGTTACCCCTGGACAATCAGAGCGCCCAGGTGACCCcagaccagcagcagcagcagcagcagcagcagacctgCATCCACAGCACAGGCTCTGCTGTGTAA
- the tsc22d3 gene encoding TSC22 domain family protein 3 isoform X3, which translates to MSTEMFAKTPMEVAVYQLHNFSISFFSSLLGGDVVSVKLDNSASGASVVAIDNKIEQAMDLVKNHLMYAVREEVEILKEQIKELAEKNNQLERENYLLKNLASPEQLEKFQSCIPSDVLLPLDNQSAQVTPDQQQQQQQQQTCIHSTGSAV; encoded by the exons ATGAGCACGGAGATGTTCGCTAAAACACCCATGGAGGTGGCCGTCTACCAGTTGCATAActtttccatctctttcttctcctcgcTACTCGGAGGAGACGTTGTATCCGTCAAACTTGACAACAG TGCCTCTGGTGCTAGCGTTGTGGCCATCGACAACAAGATTGAACAGGCGATG GATCTTGTCAAGAACCACCTGATGTACGCGGTGCGTGAGGAGGTGGAGATCCTCAAAGAACAGATCAAAGAGCTGGCGGAGAAGAACAACCAGCTTGAGAGGGAGAACTACCTGCTGAAGAACCTGGCCAGTCCAGAGCAACTGGAGAAATTCCAATCATGCATCCCGTCAGACGTGCTGTTACCCCTGGACAATCAGAGCGCCCAGGTGACCCcagaccagcagcagcagcagcagcagcagcagacctgCATCCACAGCACAGGCTCTGCTGTGTAA